Proteins from a genomic interval of Liolophura sinensis isolate JHLJ2023 chromosome 3, CUHK_Ljap_v2, whole genome shotgun sequence:
- the LOC135463594 gene encoding uncharacterized protein LOC135463594: MATAVYPCSSSRCTKLSLLIFVGIVSVVHVCSGMQNETETTDICPEKSTSDETDEESFRVECCANVTCPVGFYESTGRGCNATGHLTNSSGTDDGWTGIICNICHEDCVFSKGCSGPNCEDCFAHGENSTCSNALPVNIIVGATVGGAVFIVLVIVAGIFLCKKFRSRNSLDQATVEVSAQEGGQILYEDGRIQYEEDGRIQYEDGRIQYEEDDRDNMHNNDVQPKESLMKQISQNHDRILRYTPDPTENIPQRPQKPEDDRKSGMYVNQRSVELVQKLFSQKPTKPKHVTKGKKKKAIKADPIYVNASEETQEIDMLPIAPAPPLPQSVSPPVETSLYKGPAYVAGDGDYPNSPQGQSASPSRLSESGLMKGPGYQEGEDAEGVSIKIPTLPAVSQPKGYTKKKKPKSTAPSTKAGILRGPAYKPSEEGESPSGLMKGPRYQAGEEPYENHSVTGSAENRQQAQLTGRKGTKPRMYKGKAVDVTSADSDREDYEEVLPPDAAPVYENFGFSS, encoded by the exons GTACACGTATGCAGTGGTATGCAGAACGAAACCGAGACGACGGATATTTGTCCGGAGAAGAGTACGTCTGATGAGACTGATGAAGAAAGCTTTAGGGTGGAATGCTGTGCCAATGTCACTTGCCCCGTGGGATTTTACGAGAGCACAGGCAGAGGCTGCAATGCGACTGGGCATCTGACAAATAGCTCTGGCACCGATGATGGTTGGACTGGGATCATCTGCAACATATGTCATGAGGACTGTGTATTTTCCAAAGGTTGCAGTGGACCAAATTGCGAAGATTGTTTTGCACATGGGGAAAACAGCACCTGCAGCAATGCGCTACCCGTTAATATAATTGTTGGAGCGACGGTGGGTGGAGCTGTCTTCATCGTTCTTGTCATCGTGGCTGGCATCTTCTTGTGCAAGAAGTTTCGCTCACGGAACTCCTTGGATCAGGCTACAGTGGAAGTTTCAGCTCAG GAAGGTGGACAGATTCTGTATGAAGATGGACGGATTCAGTATGAAGAAGATGGACGGATTCAGTATGAAGATGGACGGATTCAGTATGAAGAAGATGACCGTGACAATATGCACAACAATGATGTTCAACCCAAAGAGTCTCTTATGAAGCAGATCTCACAAAATCATGACAGAATCCTCCGTTACACACCTGACCCTACTGAGAATATTCCACAG AGACCACAAAAGCCTGAGGACGATCGGAAATCAGGGATGTACGTGAACCAGAGGTCTGTGGAGTTGGTACAAAAATTGTTCAGTCAGAAGCCGACAAAGCCCAAACATGtaacaaaaggaaaaaagaagaaagccaTTAAGGCGGATCCCATCTATGTGAACGCTAGTGAAGAAACACAAGAAATTGACATGTTACCCATAGCACCGGCTCCTCCCTTGCCCCAGAGTGTGTCCCCTCCTGTAGAGACCAGCCTTTACAAAGGGCCTGCGTATGTGGCAGGTGACGGTGATTATCCGAACTCCCCACAAGGTCAAAGTGCGTCACCTTCACGCTTATCGGAGTCTGGCCTAATGAAGGGTCCAGGGTATCAAGAAGGCGAGGACGCCGAAGGTGTCAGCATAAAAATTCCAACACTTCCTGCGGTGAGCCAGCCTAAGGGATACACGAAAAAGAAGAAGCCAAAGTCCACTGCACCGTCAACTAAAGCGGGTATTCTGAGAGGGCCAGCCTATAAGCCTAGCGAAGAAGGAGAAAGCCCATCTGGGCTCATGAAAGGCCCACGTTACCAAGCAGGTGAGGAACCTTATGAAAACCATTCTGTGACAGGGTCTGCTGAAAATAGACAGCAGGCGCAGCTCACAGGCCGAAAGGGAACTAAACCGAGGATGTACAAGGGAAAGGCAGTTGATGTGACGAGCGCTGATTCAGATAGGGAGGATTACGAAGAAGTGCTACCTCCGGATGCTGCACCCGTTTATGAAAACTTCGGTTTCAGCAGTTAA